A genomic region of Zetaproteobacteria bacterium contains the following coding sequences:
- a CDS encoding NADH-quinone oxidoreductase subunit D, translating to MAEIQNYTLNFGPQHPSAHGVLRLVLELDGEVVERAEPHIGLLHRGTEKLFEQKTYHQNIPYFDRFDYVSMMCNEHPYALAVEKLLGIEAPIRAQYIRVMFAELTRILNHCLWLGAHALDIGAMTVFLYCFREREDIFDFYEAVSGARMHAAYFRPGGVTADLPEGLLERIWAFTERFPGYVDEYETLLTENRIWKQRTVDIGVVDRDAALAWGFTGPMLRGSGVAWDLRKTQPYDVYDQLDFEIPVGATGDCYDRYLVRVEEMRQSNEIVRQCIHWLEKHDGPVKIDDYKLTNPPRALIKEDMESLIHHFKFFSEGYPVEGEIYQPTEHPKGELGVYIRADGSNKPYRIKVRAPGFAHLQALDYMCRGHMIADVVTILGTQDIVFGEVDR from the coding sequence GTGGCTGAGATCCAGAATTACACCCTCAACTTCGGGCCGCAACACCCCTCGGCCCACGGCGTGCTCCGGCTGGTGCTGGAGCTCGACGGCGAGGTGGTCGAACGGGCGGAGCCGCACATCGGCCTGCTCCATCGCGGCACCGAGAAGCTGTTCGAGCAGAAGACCTACCATCAGAACATTCCCTACTTCGACCGCTTCGACTATGTGTCGATGATGTGCAACGAGCACCCCTACGCGCTGGCCGTGGAGAAGCTGCTCGGCATCGAGGCGCCGATCCGCGCCCAGTACATCCGGGTGATGTTCGCCGAGCTGACCCGCATCCTCAACCACTGCCTCTGGCTGGGCGCGCACGCGCTCGACATCGGCGCCATGACCGTCTTCCTCTACTGCTTCCGCGAGCGCGAGGATATCTTCGACTTCTACGAGGCGGTCAGCGGCGCCCGCATGCACGCCGCCTACTTCCGCCCCGGCGGGGTGACCGCCGACCTGCCCGAGGGGCTGCTGGAGCGGATCTGGGCGTTCACCGAGCGCTTTCCCGGCTATGTCGACGAGTACGAGACGCTGCTGACCGAGAACCGCATCTGGAAACAGCGCACCGTCGACATCGGCGTGGTCGACCGCGATGCGGCGCTGGCCTGGGGCTTCACCGGCCCGATGCTGCGCGGCTCGGGCGTTGCATGGGACCTGCGCAAGACCCAACCCTACGACGTCTACGACCAGCTCGACTTCGAGATCCCGGTCGGCGCCACCGGCGACTGCTACGACCGCTATCTGGTGCGGGTGGAGGAGATGCGGCAATCCAACGAGATCGTCCGCCAGTGCATCCACTGGCTGGAGAAGCACGACGGTCCGGTCAAGATCGACGACTACAAACTGACCAATCCCCCGCGCGCCCTGATCAAGGAGGACATGGAGTCGCTCATCCACCACTTCAAGTTCTTCTCCGAGGGCTATCCGGTCGAGGGCGAGATCTACCAGCCCACCGAACACCCCAAGGGGGAGCTGGGGGTCTACATCCGTGCCGACGGCTCCAACAAGCCCTACCGCATCAAGGTGCGCGCGCCGGGCTTCGCCCATCTGCAGGCGCTCGACTATATGTGCCGCGGCCATATGATCGCCGACGTGGTCACCATCCTCGGCACCCAGGACATCGTCTTCGGCGAGGTCGATCGATGA
- a CDS encoding NAD(P)H-dependent oxidoreductase subunit E, translated as MSESLSFSREQQEAIAALVARYPHPRSALLPVLHMAQETFGHLSLEAQQLVADTLGLRLMVVREVVTFYTMFRETPAGKYRLEFCTNAGCMLNGARELVAHVCDKLGIRPGETTEDGLFTVTEVECAGACGGAPVVQINNVYHEKVDPETIDALIEQMRSEASA; from the coding sequence ATGAGTGAATCGCTCTCCTTCAGCCGCGAACAGCAGGAGGCGATCGCCGCGCTGGTGGCGCGCTACCCCCATCCCCGCTCGGCGCTGCTGCCGGTGCTGCACATGGCCCAGGAGACCTTCGGCCACCTCTCCTTGGAGGCGCAGCAGCTCGTCGCCGACACCTTGGGGCTGCGGCTGATGGTGGTGCGCGAGGTGGTCACCTTCTACACCATGTTCCGCGAGACACCCGCCGGCAAATACCGGCTGGAGTTCTGCACCAACGCCGGCTGCATGCTCAACGGCGCGCGGGAGCTGGTGGCGCATGTCTGCGACAAACTGGGGATCCGACCGGGGGAGACCACCGAGGACGGCCTGTTCACCGTCACCGAGGTGGAGTGCGCCGGCGCCTGCGGCGGCGCGCCGGTGGTCCAGATCAACAACGTCTACCACGAGAAGGTCGACCCCGAAACGATCGACGCGCTGATCGAGCAGATGCGCAGCGAGGCATCGGCATGA
- a CDS encoding NADH-quinone oxidoreductase subunit A, which yields MEYLANEYVPVFIFLVVALAMGVVPLVLTVVVAEQRPDPEKLSAYECGFEAFNDSRMRFDVRFYLVSILFVIFDIETAFMFPWSVVLKQIGIFGFVEMVLFLLILVVGFAYAWKKGALQWE from the coding sequence ATGGAATACCTGGCCAACGAATATGTCCCGGTCTTCATTTTTTTGGTCGTCGCCCTGGCCATGGGGGTGGTGCCGCTGGTGCTCACGGTGGTGGTCGCCGAGCAGCGTCCCGATCCGGAGAAGCTCTCCGCCTACGAGTGCGGATTCGAGGCCTTCAACGACTCGCGCATGCGCTTCGACGTCCGCTTCTATCTGGTCTCCATCCTCTTCGTCATCTTCGACATCGAGACGGCCTTCATGTTCCCCTGGTCGGTGGTGCTCAAACAGATCGGCATCTTCGGCTTCGTCGAGATGGTGCTCTTCCTGTTGATCCTGGTGGTCGGCTTCGCATACGCCTGGAAGAAGGGGGCGCTGCAGTGGGAATAG
- the nuoH gene encoding NADH-quinone oxidoreductase subunit NuoH encodes MKGMLLQTLIWVLEVLAITVPVALSVAYTTYVERRVIGWVQARKGCNRVGPAGLLQPIADVIKLFLKESIIPAGANKLLFIAAPVVSLTPALLAFAAVPFGKTSLFGLWDHPHVMAIANLNIGVLYVMAVGSLAIYGILLAGWASNSKYALIGAVRSTCQMISYEVSMGFAVVCVLMMAGTMNLTGIVEAQAGGFWHWYFIPLFPMFLVYFISGCAETNRAPFDLPEGEAELVAGFFVEYSGMWFATFSLAEYAAMILISLMTSIMFLGGWHAPFPALDVIPGTVWLLGKTAFFLFVFIWFRATFPRYRYDQLMRLGWKVFLPWTLIWIAVVGTATYTPLLSDIIGFWQPWRS; translated from the coding sequence ATGAAGGGGATGCTCCTGCAAACGCTGATCTGGGTGCTGGAGGTGCTGGCCATCACCGTGCCGGTGGCGCTGTCGGTGGCCTACACCACCTACGTCGAGCGGCGGGTGATCGGCTGGGTACAGGCGCGCAAGGGGTGCAACCGCGTCGGTCCCGCCGGCCTGCTGCAGCCGATCGCCGACGTCATCAAGCTCTTCCTCAAGGAGTCGATCATCCCCGCCGGCGCCAACAAGCTGCTTTTCATCGCCGCACCGGTGGTCTCGCTCACCCCGGCGCTGCTCGCCTTCGCGGCGGTCCCATTCGGCAAGACCTCCCTCTTCGGCCTGTGGGACCACCCCCACGTCATGGCCATCGCCAACCTGAACATCGGCGTGCTCTATGTCATGGCCGTCGGCTCGCTGGCCATCTACGGCATCCTGCTCGCCGGCTGGGCCTCCAACTCCAAGTATGCGCTGATCGGTGCGGTGCGCTCCACCTGTCAGATGATCTCCTACGAGGTCTCGATGGGCTTCGCCGTCGTCTGCGTGCTGATGATGGCCGGCACGATGAACCTGACCGGGATCGTCGAGGCACAGGCGGGCGGCTTCTGGCACTGGTACTTCATCCCGCTCTTCCCGATGTTCCTGGTCTATTTCATCTCCGGCTGCGCCGAGACCAACCGCGCCCCCTTCGACCTGCCCGAGGGGGAGGCGGAGCTGGTCGCCGGCTTCTTCGTCGAGTACTCCGGCATGTGGTTCGCCACCTTCTCGCTGGCCGAGTACGCGGCGATGATCCTGATCAGCCTGATGACCTCGATCATGTTCCTCGGCGGCTGGCATGCACCGTTCCCGGCGCTCGACGTCATCCCCGGCACCGTCTGGCTGCTGGGCAAGACTGCCTTCTTCCTCTTCGTCTTCATCTGGTTCCGCGCCACCTTCCCGCGCTACCGCTACGATCAACTGATGCGGCTGGGGTGGAAGGTGTTCCTGCCGTGGACGCTGATCTGGATCGCGGTGGTCGGCACCGCCACCTACACCCCGCTGCTCTCCGACATCATCGGATTCTGGCAGCCGTGGAGGTCGTGA
- the nuoF gene encoding NADH oxidoreductase (quinone) subunit F — MIPSDPTRVTAHCFARIGIPDQRRLEVARAHGAYDFLPVVLNDFDPGKIINEVKASGIRGRGGAGFPTGLKWSFVPRNTGKPTYLLCNADEGEPGTFKDRDIIRFDPHLLIEGMIMAGFALGVHDAYIYIRGEFKREAEILNEAIGEAYAANLLGERILGTDFSMNITVHRGAGAYVCGEETALIESLEGRPGRPRFKPPFPAVEGFYQCPTVVNNVETLASIPAILRHGGKWHAAIGRPNNTGMKIFSVSGQVKRPGNYEVPLGTPLKTLIEEHCGGLRHGVVPKAVIPGGSSSNWLMPEQYDIPLTFDDLMKAGSMLGSGAIIVMDETADVVAVAARLARFYAHESCGQCTPCREGTGWLARVMRRIEQGGGREEDFQILEEGATHMAGRTICALADGAAAPVLSLIRNFPDEVRARMLRRAA, encoded by the coding sequence ATGATTCCGTCGGATCCGACCAGGGTCACCGCCCACTGTTTCGCGCGCATCGGCATCCCCGACCAGCGGCGGCTGGAGGTGGCGCGCGCCCACGGCGCCTACGACTTCCTGCCGGTGGTGCTCAACGACTTCGATCCCGGGAAGATCATCAACGAAGTCAAGGCCTCGGGCATCCGCGGCCGCGGCGGCGCCGGCTTCCCCACCGGGCTGAAGTGGTCGTTCGTACCGCGCAACACCGGCAAGCCGACCTATCTACTGTGCAACGCCGACGAAGGCGAGCCCGGCACATTCAAGGATCGCGACATCATCCGCTTCGACCCCCATCTGCTGATCGAGGGGATGATCATGGCCGGCTTCGCGCTCGGCGTGCATGACGCCTACATCTACATCCGCGGCGAGTTCAAGCGTGAGGCGGAGATCCTCAACGAGGCGATCGGCGAGGCCTATGCCGCCAACCTGCTGGGCGAGCGCATCCTCGGCACCGACTTCTCCATGAACATCACTGTCCACCGCGGCGCCGGCGCCTATGTCTGCGGCGAGGAGACGGCGCTGATCGAATCGCTGGAGGGCCGCCCGGGACGGCCCCGGTTCAAGCCGCCGTTTCCGGCGGTGGAAGGGTTCTACCAGTGCCCGACGGTGGTCAACAATGTCGAGACACTGGCCAGCATCCCGGCGATCTTGCGCCACGGCGGCAAGTGGCACGCGGCGATCGGCAGGCCCAACAACACCGGCATGAAGATCTTCTCCGTCTCCGGCCAGGTCAAGCGGCCGGGCAACTACGAGGTGCCGCTCGGCACTCCGCTGAAAACCCTGATCGAGGAGCATTGCGGCGGACTGCGGCACGGCGTGGTGCCCAAGGCGGTGATCCCCGGCGGCTCCTCCTCCAACTGGCTGATGCCCGAGCAGTACGACATCCCGCTCACCTTCGACGACCTGATGAAGGCCGGCTCCATGCTCGGTTCGGGCGCGATCATCGTCATGGACGAGACCGCCGACGTGGTGGCGGTCGCCGCCCGGCTGGCCCGCTTCTACGCCCACGAGTCGTGCGGCCAGTGCACCCCCTGCCGCGAAGGGACCGGCTGGCTGGCGCGGGTGATGCGGCGCATCGAGCAGGGCGGCGGCCGCGAGGAGGACTTCCAGATCCTCGAAGAGGGGGCCACCCACATGGCCGGGCGGACCATCTGCGCGCTGGCCGACGGCGCCGCCGCCCCGGTGTTGTCGCTGATCCGCAACTTCCCCGACGAGGTGCGGGCGCGCATGCTGAGGAGGGCGGCGTGA
- a CDS encoding 30S ribosomal protein S9 — protein MNENIHRGTGRRKASTARVILKPGAGRIEVNGREIERYFPIEITRQRALEPLAAVSLSGRVDVRVNVRGGGVSGQAGAIRMGLARALVSYDSGLRPLLKKRGFLTRDARVVERKKYGLKKARRAPQFSKR, from the coding sequence GTGAACGAGAACATCCATCGCGGAACGGGGCGGCGCAAGGCGAGCACCGCCCGCGTCATCCTGAAGCCGGGTGCCGGCAGGATCGAGGTCAACGGGCGGGAGATCGAGCGCTATTTTCCGATCGAGATCACCCGTCAGCGGGCGCTGGAGCCGCTGGCCGCCGTCAGCCTTTCGGGACGGGTCGATGTGCGGGTCAACGTGCGTGGCGGCGGGGTGAGCGGTCAGGCCGGTGCGATCCGTATGGGGCTGGCCCGCGCGCTGGTCAGCTACGACTCCGGGCTGCGCCCGCTGCTGAAGAAGCGCGGCTTTCTCACCCGGGACGCCCGCGTGGTCGAGCGCAAGAAGTACGGCTTGAAGAAGGCGCGGCGCGCGCCGCAGTTCTCCAAGCGCTGA
- the nuoI gene encoding NADH-quinone oxidoreductase subunit NuoI codes for MIKRHINTWLLLELVRGLMLTGSYLFKKKITVEYPEERTPLSPRFRGLHALRRYDDGEERCIACKLCEVVCPALAITIESEERSDGSRRTTRYDIDLTKCIFCGFCQEACPVDAIVETQEFEYAVEDRRNLYYTKEMLLDVGARYKAQIDANIASEARYR; via the coding sequence CTGATCAAACGCCACATCAACACCTGGCTGCTGCTCGAGCTGGTGCGCGGCCTGATGCTCACCGGCAGCTACCTGTTCAAGAAGAAGATCACCGTCGAGTATCCGGAGGAGCGCACACCGCTCTCCCCGCGCTTCCGCGGCCTGCACGCCCTGCGGCGCTACGACGACGGCGAGGAGCGCTGCATCGCCTGCAAGCTGTGCGAGGTGGTCTGCCCGGCGCTGGCCATCACCATCGAGTCGGAGGAGCGATCCGACGGCAGCCGCCGCACCACCCGCTACGACATCGACCTGACCAAGTGCATCTTCTGCGGCTTCTGTCAGGAGGCCTGCCCGGTCGACGCCATCGTCGAGACCCAGGAGTTCGAGTACGCGGTCGAGGATCGGCGCAACCTCTACTACACCAAGGAGATGCTGCTCGACGTCGGCGCCCGCTACAAGGCGCAGATCGACGCCAACATCGCATCGGAAGCGCGCTACCGCTGA
- the rsxB gene encoding electron transport complex subunit RsxB — MWTPVLLLAGAGVLFGSALALFSRLFKVEGNPLEESIDRLLPQTQCGQCGYPGCRPYAHAVATGEAEVNHCVPGGERVMRQIADIMGVEPKAIEEEPKAPMVAFIREDECIGCTLCIKACPVDAIVGAPRQYHVVIADDCTGCALCVEPCPVDCIDMLEKPELLEHWSWPLPGTARADLGRARRMQHG; from the coding sequence TTGTGGACGCCGGTGTTGTTGCTGGCGGGCGCGGGGGTGCTCTTCGGCTCGGCGCTGGCCCTCTTCTCCCGCCTGTTCAAGGTGGAGGGCAATCCGCTGGAGGAGTCGATCGACCGGTTGCTGCCGCAGACCCAGTGCGGCCAGTGCGGCTATCCCGGCTGCAGGCCCTACGCCCACGCGGTGGCCACAGGCGAGGCGGAGGTCAACCACTGTGTGCCGGGCGGCGAGCGGGTGATGCGCCAGATCGCCGACATCATGGGGGTGGAGCCCAAGGCGATCGAAGAGGAGCCCAAGGCGCCGATGGTCGCCTTCATCCGAGAGGACGAGTGCATCGGCTGTACGCTCTGCATCAAGGCCTGTCCGGTCGATGCCATCGTCGGCGCGCCCAGGCAGTACCATGTGGTGATCGCCGACGACTGCACCGGTTGCGCCCTCTGCGTCGAGCCCTGTCCGGTCGACTGCATCGACATGCTGGAGAAGCCGGAGTTGCTGGAGCACTGGTCCTGGCCGCTGCCGGGCACCGCGCGCGCCGATCT
- a CDS encoding NADH-quinone oxidoreductase subunit B: MGIEGVLERGFITTTADKVINWARSGSLWPMTFGLACCAVEMMHAGASRYDLDRFGIVFRPSPRQSDVMVVAGTLINKMAPALRKVYDQMSEPRWVISMGSCANGGGYYHYSYSVVRGCDRIVPVDIYVPGCPPTAEALLYGFIQLQEKIKRTNTIARR, from the coding sequence GTGGGAATAGAGGGGGTTCTGGAGCGGGGGTTCATCACCACCACCGCCGACAAGGTGATCAACTGGGCGCGCAGCGGCTCGCTCTGGCCGATGACCTTCGGCCTGGCCTGCTGCGCGGTCGAGATGATGCATGCCGGTGCCAGCCGCTACGACCTCGACCGTTTCGGCATCGTCTTCCGCCCCAGCCCGCGTCAGTCGGACGTGATGGTGGTCGCCGGAACCTTGATCAACAAGATGGCGCCGGCGCTGCGCAAGGTCTACGACCAGATGAGCGAGCCCCGATGGGTGATCTCGATGGGCTCCTGCGCCAATGGCGGCGGCTACTACCACTACTCCTACTCGGTGGTGCGCGGCTGCGACCGCATCGTGCCGGTCGACATCTATGTCCCCGGCTGCCCGCCGACCGCCGAGGCGCTGCTCTACGGCTTCATCCAGCTGCAAGAGAAGATCAAGCGCACCAACACCATCGCCCGCCGCTAG
- the rsxA gene encoding electron transport complex subunit RsxA, giving the protein MHDYLLILVSVVLVNNFVLAKFLGICPFLGVSAKTETAVGMALAVMFVMTLASISTWMVQHWLLQPLGLEYLQTVFFILVIASLVQLVEMAMHKTSPLLHQALGVFLPLITTNCAVLGVALLNVQKELDLPQAALYGLGAAIGFSIVLVAFSGLRERLDGAPVPRPFRGSPITLITAGMMSLAFLGFSGLVKG; this is encoded by the coding sequence ATGCATGACTACCTGCTGATCCTGGTCTCCGTGGTGCTGGTCAACAACTTCGTGTTGGCCAAGTTCCTCGGCATCTGCCCCTTTCTCGGTGTCTCCGCCAAAACCGAAACCGCCGTCGGCATGGCGCTGGCGGTGATGTTCGTCATGACGCTCGCCTCGATCTCCACCTGGATGGTGCAGCACTGGCTGCTGCAGCCGCTGGGGCTGGAGTATCTCCAGACCGTCTTCTTCATTCTGGTGATCGCCTCGCTGGTGCAGCTGGTCGAGATGGCCATGCACAAGACCAGCCCGCTGCTCCATCAGGCGCTGGGCGTCTTCCTGCCGCTGATCACCACCAACTGCGCCGTGCTCGGTGTGGCGCTGCTCAACGTGCAGAAGGAGCTCGATCTGCCGCAGGCCGCGCTCTACGGCCTGGGGGCGGCGATCGGCTTCTCCATCGTGCTGGTCGCCTTCTCCGGCTTGCGCGAACGGCTGGACGGTGCGCCGGTGCCGCGCCCGTTTCGCGGCAGCCCGATCACCCTGATCACCGCCGGGATGATGAGCCTGGCCTTTCTCGGGTTCAGCGGTCTGGTCAAGGGCTGA
- a CDS encoding 50S ribosomal protein L13: protein MRTWVPRAGEERARQWYVVDAADQVLGRLATRVAAILRGKHRPWYTPHADCGDHVVVINAARVHVTGRKERQKRYYRHSGYPGGLKETALAELRRSHPERIIEHAVRGMMPKGPLGRRMMRKLKVYAGADHPHAAQRPVVLDPGGRGAGEGNQG from the coding sequence ATGCGCACTTGGGTGCCCCGTGCGGGCGAGGAGAGAGCAAGGCAGTGGTATGTGGTCGATGCCGCCGATCAGGTGCTCGGGCGGCTGGCCACCCGGGTCGCCGCCATCCTTCGGGGCAAGCATCGCCCCTGGTATACGCCGCACGCCGATTGCGGCGACCATGTGGTGGTGATCAATGCGGCCCGGGTCCATGTCACCGGCAGGAAGGAGCGGCAGAAGCGCTACTACCGCCACAGCGGCTATCCCGGCGGGCTGAAGGAGACCGCGCTGGCCGAGTTGCGCCGGAGCCATCCCGAGCGGATCATCGAACATGCGGTGCGGGGGATGATGCCCAAGGGGCCGCTCGGCCGCCGGATGATGCGCAAGCTCAAGGTCTATGCCGGTGCCGACCATCCGCATGCAGCCCAGAGGCCGGTCGTGCTCGATCCGGGCGGGCGCGGCGCCGGAGAAGGGAATCAGGGGTAG
- the nuoG gene encoding NADH dehydrogenase (quinone) subunit G, translating to MTTLFIDGREVEVKPGTSVLEACRQHGIDVPYFCYHPELSVAANCRMCLVEIEGWNKPAASCCTPVQEGMKVTTQSPSLAEDRRMVMEYLLINHPLDCPVCDQGGACKLQDYAVAFGASRGRYGEEKRTAVNYDLGPFVVTCMTRCIHCTRCVRFADEIAGTCDIGVLGRGDRMHITGIVEECLESELSGNLPDVCPVGALLDKPSHDVSRPWEMTRHRSACIQCPQGCDISIESRDGVVMRIRPQEGGIEPWICDRGRYVYDAFASDARILQPAVRRDGRLERCGWDEAVEAAAAHLDGKRVGVIFSPDWSVEGLTSIRLLIEAALPGARCGFDLHRRDMRPFAFSEGFAMTSDQLEAADQVVVLGSDLRQRLPLVMQRLRKRLRHGRPVVRIGAMHYRTDCRLTTDLLVRPRDWHAVIATAMEQVRNVGKEAAGMEAWLAAVEGRHEAGKALADALIADSCALLVGEEIRSHRDAAALIHGLDLLMRACGHAEPERDGRNLIPPGMNAQPLELLFGDRRESVGALLEAAGKGEIDTIVLIGSDPAGDGLFPAEFRQAAEGSATLIQIAAIEGQCSADVDIQLPCHCYAEVDGTFVNMAGRLRTSDLPLTPPKGEGRPLWKVMMRLVQALGGEVPVVSLDELRRACMERVPGVERAWDGSPRDQWLMAPARHREAAHLPAQQARLMPLDVVSRYSMYREGSWARASGLLVTAGKLHALADLIVHPKTLQEAGFTPGDKVTVKSHRGSHSYHIGVRGDLSEGVLFVARRGVAGVLSSECEAELAAPEADG from the coding sequence GTGACCACACTGTTCATCGACGGGCGCGAGGTCGAGGTCAAGCCCGGCACCAGCGTGCTCGAGGCCTGCCGCCAGCACGGCATCGACGTCCCCTATTTCTGCTACCACCCCGAGCTGTCGGTCGCCGCCAACTGCCGCATGTGCCTGGTCGAGATCGAGGGGTGGAACAAGCCGGCGGCAAGCTGCTGCACGCCGGTGCAGGAGGGGATGAAGGTCACCACCCAGTCGCCGAGCTTGGCGGAAGACCGCAGGATGGTGATGGAGTACCTACTGATCAACCATCCGCTCGACTGCCCGGTGTGCGACCAGGGCGGAGCGTGCAAGCTGCAGGACTACGCCGTCGCCTTCGGCGCCTCCCGGGGTCGCTACGGCGAGGAGAAGCGGACGGCGGTCAACTACGACCTCGGCCCCTTCGTCGTCACCTGCATGACCCGCTGCATCCACTGCACCCGCTGTGTCCGCTTCGCCGACGAGATCGCCGGCACGTGCGACATCGGCGTCCTCGGCCGGGGCGACCGCATGCACATCACCGGCATCGTCGAGGAGTGTCTGGAGTCCGAGCTCTCCGGCAACCTGCCCGACGTCTGCCCGGTCGGCGCGCTGCTCGACAAGCCGTCGCACGACGTCTCGCGGCCGTGGGAGATGACCCGCCACCGGAGCGCCTGCATCCAGTGCCCGCAGGGATGCGACATCAGCATCGAATCGCGCGACGGTGTGGTGATGCGCATCCGCCCGCAGGAGGGGGGGATCGAGCCGTGGATCTGCGACCGCGGCCGCTATGTTTATGACGCCTTTGCCTCGGATGCGCGCATCCTGCAGCCGGCGGTGCGCCGTGACGGCCGGCTGGAGCGGTGCGGCTGGGATGAAGCGGTGGAGGCGGCCGCAGCCCACCTCGATGGGAAGCGGGTCGGGGTGATCTTCTCGCCCGACTGGAGCGTAGAGGGACTCACCTCCATCCGGCTGCTGATCGAGGCGGCGTTGCCCGGGGCGCGCTGCGGTTTCGATCTGCATCGGCGCGACATGCGTCCCTTCGCCTTCAGCGAGGGGTTCGCCATGACCAGCGATCAGCTCGAGGCCGCCGACCAGGTGGTGGTGCTGGGCAGCGATCTGCGCCAGCGGCTGCCGCTGGTGATGCAGCGGCTGCGCAAGCGGCTCCGGCACGGCCGGCCGGTGGTGCGCATCGGCGCCATGCACTACCGCACCGACTGCCGACTGACCACCGACCTGCTGGTCCGCCCACGCGACTGGCACGCGGTGATCGCCACCGCCATGGAGCAGGTGCGCAACGTGGGCAAGGAGGCCGCCGGCATGGAGGCGTGGCTGGCCGCGGTCGAGGGGCGGCATGAGGCGGGGAAGGCGCTGGCCGACGCCCTGATCGCCGACTCCTGCGCATTGCTGGTCGGCGAGGAGATCCGCAGCCACCGCGACGCGGCGGCGCTGATCCACGGGCTCGACCTGCTGATGCGCGCCTGCGGCCACGCCGAGCCGGAGCGGGACGGACGCAACCTGATTCCACCGGGGATGAACGCCCAACCGCTGGAGCTGCTCTTCGGCGACCGGCGCGAATCGGTCGGCGCCCTGCTCGAGGCGGCCGGCAAGGGAGAGATCGACACGATCGTCCTGATCGGCAGCGACCCCGCCGGCGACGGGCTCTTTCCGGCCGAGTTCCGGCAGGCGGCGGAGGGGTCGGCCACCCTGATCCAGATCGCCGCAATCGAGGGGCAATGCAGCGCCGACGTCGACATCCAACTCCCCTGCCACTGTTACGCCGAAGTGGACGGTACCTTCGTCAACATGGCCGGCCGGCTGCGCACCTCCGACCTGCCGCTCACCCCGCCCAAAGGGGAGGGGCGCCCGCTGTGGAAGGTGATGATGCGGCTGGTGCAGGCGCTGGGGGGGGAGGTGCCGGTGGTCTCGCTCGACGAGCTGCGCCGGGCATGCATGGAACGGGTGCCGGGGGTCGAGCGCGCCTGGGACGGCAGCCCGCGTGACCAGTGGCTGATGGCACCGGCCCGCCATCGAGAAGCGGCCCATCTGCCGGCGCAGCAGGCTCGGCTGATGCCGCTCGATGTGGTCAGCCGCTATTCGATGTACCGTGAAGGGAGCTGGGCACGCGCCTCCGGGCTGCTGGTCACCGCCGGCAAGCTGCATGCGCTGGCCGACCTCATCGTCCATCCGAAGACGCTCCAGGAGGCGGGCTTCACCCCCGGTGACAAGGTGACCGTCAAGAGCCATCGCGGCAGCCACAGCTACCACATCGGCGTGCGCGGGGATCTCTCCGAGGGGGTGCTCTTCGTCGCCCGCCGCGGTGTGGCGGGGGTCCTCTCCAGCGAGTGTGAGGCGGAGCTGGCCGCGCCGGAGGCGGATGGATGA
- a CDS encoding NADH-quinone oxidoreductase subunit C codes for MSDREAQPTTALPDDLQALQQQFGAQVVACRMAIDCPEAVVERSAIVEICHFLRGRLGYDQLIDICGVDMSEHPDHQPDQPRFEVVYHLLSVSDHKRIRIKTRLDEREFVDSVTEVWPAADWFEREAFDMFGIIFNHHPDLRRILTDYGFEGYPLRKDFPVTGRVELFYDEEERRCVYRPIALENRVLTPKAWPEEHLRG; via the coding sequence ATGAGCGACCGCGAAGCACAGCCGACCACCGCCCTGCCCGACGACCTGCAGGCCCTGCAGCAGCAGTTCGGCGCGCAGGTGGTCGCCTGCCGGATGGCGATCGACTGCCCGGAGGCGGTGGTGGAGCGGTCGGCGATCGTCGAGATCTGCCATTTCCTGCGCGGCCGGTTGGGGTACGACCAGCTGATCGACATCTGCGGCGTCGACATGTCCGAGCACCCGGACCACCAGCCGGATCAGCCCCGATTCGAAGTCGTCTACCACCTGCTGTCGGTCTCCGACCACAAGCGCATCCGCATCAAAACCCGGCTCGACGAGCGGGAGTTCGTCGACTCGGTCACCGAGGTGTGGCCGGCGGCCGACTGGTTCGAACGGGAGGCGTTCGACATGTTCGGCATCATCTTCAACCACCACCCCGACCTGCGCCGCATCCTCACCGACTACGGCTTCGAGGGCTATCCGTTGCGCAAGGACTTCCCGGTGACCGGGCGAGTCGAGCTATTCTACGACGAAGAGGAGCGCCGCTGCGTCTACCGACCGATCGCGCTGGAGAACCGCGTGCTCACCCCCAAGGCCTGGCCGGAAGAGCATCTTCGTGGCTGA